The following DNA comes from Nitrososphaerales archaeon.
CTAATCATTCCGTAGTGTAGAGGAGAAATTTAAGTTTAACCCAAGCCAGACTTACTGGATAGTATTAAATTTCAACTCCTTTCCACTGATCTACATTTTTAATATGGTTATTACCATGAGATATTATTGATGCCGATTTTTACTAATGCTATTGATCTAATTAAAAATCAGATTTTTGAGATATAATGATGTCGATTAATTCGTTAGCGAATCCTTTAAAAGGCCCGTTAAATCCGCTTCACCGGCGGATTTGATCGCGATCGCTGAAATTTTAAATGGTTTGCCACATAACTGTCCAAGTTTGACCGAAGAACCCTTATATATCATTAGGGGTACAGAGTTTAACTTACATAACTCGGTAATCCTCGATGATACATGTGAAGGGGATGATGCGAGGATGACGAGCTTCGATCCCTTTACAGATTGAGCGACCTGCTTACTACCGATGATACACTTCCCCGTCTTTATAGCGATCTTCAATATACGGCTCATCTCTTTTTCATCCAACATTTAACTAACCTCTCATAAACACGTCTATCATACCCGTACCTACTGGTATGGGTAGTCCTACGATCACATTTTCGGTTACACCTTTAAGCTCATCTACTTCACCTTTTACAGCAGCTTCGGCGAGTGTCGGCACGGTGATTTCAAAAGCGGCTTTGGCCAATACACTGGCTTTAGCACCGGCTACACCATGCCTACCGATCTGTTGCAAGAAGCCCTTCGAGGTCATCAAATCGGCCACTAAATAGATATGGCGAATATCTACCTCTAAACCCTGTTCATTCAAAGTATTTACAATCTCTTTTACTAAGGCGTTGCGGGCCGCTTCGATACCAAGGGTCGTTGCGACTTCAAAGACATCGTTCGATACGGTCCGTGTAGGATCGACACCGGGGATCGTTAGAACCTTTGCAAGGTTTGAGCCCGATGTTTGAATGACCCATTCATCACCTTGCTTTACTACCGTAATTCGTGTAATTCCTGGAATCCCTTTTACTCTCATATTCAACAGTTTATTCCTCAACGATAGCAATGTGGCTGGGTCGACACCACTCATCGATACGCTCACTATCGCATTCTCACTATCGACTTCAACCACCCTCTTCCAAGCTTTTAACCTTTCACCGACCATCTCTGGTGTACAACCCCGCTCTTTTAACAATTCTTTATTCAAAAAGAGCCTGATGGTCCCTGAGTAATCTACTTCGCTATAATCTACCAGATCACCAACCTTAGTGAATAAAATTTCTCTTCCTACCTCTAGGGCTTTCTCTTTAGAAACTCGGTGCTCTTCATCTAAATATACATCCATAGAAGGTGTTGCGGGCTCTTTTCTCGCATCCACGAGCTCTATCAGTCTAGGGAGGCCTAATGTAACGTCTTTCTCCTTTATACCAGCGAAGTGGAAGGTACGAAGGGTCATCTGAGTACCGGGCTCGCCAATAGATTGGGCCGCCACAACTCCACACGCTTCACCAGGCTCTATAGTAGCTTTCTTCAAGAGCTCTACAGTCTTTTCACACACTCTTATCACGGCTGCTGGGCTGAGGGGTGTCCTTTGTAACGCATCCTTAAGATTCTTCACAAGTAGAGGGTTAAGCTTATCGGCATATTCATCTACCGTCTTCTCAATGTAATCTATAGTAGCTTTCTTCTTACCCTTATCGATTAAAGACTCTATCTCAACGAGCCTATCGATATTTACCGCTTTACCATGATCGCTCTTTGCTGGATCGACACCATCCTCACCATAGAGGAATTGGATGATATGGCCGTATGGATCTCGAACCGTTAAATCGTATTCAACCTTCAAATGCTCTAATGCATTCACCAACCTTCTTTGCATGTATCCACTCTGTTGAGTCCTTACCGCTGTATCTACTAGACCTTCTCTCCCACCCATGGCATGGAAGAAGAATTCTATGGGGTTGAGCCCATCTCGATAATTCGATCGAACGAATCCCTTCGCATCGGGTATGATCTCATCGGGCAAAAAGTGTGGCAATGCTCTATTCTTATAACCCTTGGTGATTCGTTTACCTCTTACAGATTGCTGACCCAAAGCGGCGGCCATCTGGCCAAGATTTAGACTTGAACCTCTTGCACCTGTACGGGCCATAATGACCCCTGGATTGTTGAGGGGGAGCGCTTTGTCAGCGATTCTTCCCGCTTTATCTCTTGCCAACGCCAACTCATTCACAATATAATACTCTAAGGCTTCTTCTGGTGATAAACCTCGCGTAAGTGGTAGTGTTCCTTTCTTATACTGCTCGTTCAGATCCTTTACCTTTTCATAAGATTCATAGAGAATCCTCTTTATGGATTCTTTTACTTCATCACTCAATGTAAGATCGTAATATCCGTATGAGAAACCAATTCTTGTAATAAATGCCCTTAACACAGAAAGTATAGAGTTAAGGAACTTTCTTGCGACTTCGGTTCCGTAGTCTTTAGCGATTCTGTGCAGAATGCTATCTGGTTCTTCAGCACCTATTGCGGCACGGTCGATTACACCACTTATCAACTCTCCATTCTTAACCACCACATCTCTCTCCTCACCTACTTTGAGACCCTTCGTCCACTTGGAAGTCATTACGTAATTGAAGTCTTTGGGTAGGAAGAGTGAGAAGAGTTGGCGACCGCTGTAAAGCTCGACCGGTTTAGTGATTACAGGTTTGGGTAAAGGACCACTATACCCTGCCGCTAAAGCAAGATCGGCAAATTCTTCTTTGGTCAATAATGTAGATTCGTGTGTTAGGAAGAAGGCGGCCGTCAAAAAGTCTCTAATGGCACCGATGATCGGCCCTCCATACCTTGGTGAGAGGATCTGATCCTGAACCCTCATCAAACTTAGAGCTTCGGATCTTGCTTCTTCACTCTGGGGTACATGAAGGTTCATCTCATCACCGTCAAAATCTGCATTGTATGGTGGACAGACAGCAGGGTGTAATCGGAAGGTTCGATATGGTAAAACCTTTACATAATGGGCCATGATGGACATTCTATGGAGTGATGGCTGTCGATTGAAGATTACGATATCTCCATCCATCAAATGCCTCTCTACGATAAAGCCCGGTACCAACGAATCGGCTAACGCTTTTCTATCTGCTACGTAATCGAGCCTGATCCTTATACCATCGGGGCGAATTACGTAATTGGCACCGGGGTATTGGAATGGCCCGTTTATAATTAGGTTCTTTAAGAATTCGATATTCCATGGTGATACCTTTTCCGGTATGGTGAGCTTCTTCGCAACTTCTAATGGAACTCCTACTTCAGCGATATCTAAGTTGGGATCTGGGGATATGACGGTCCTACTGGAGAAGTCTACCCTTTTACCTGAAAGGCTACCTCTAAATCGCCCCTCCTTTCCTTTTAAACGCTGATTTAAAGTTTTGAGAGGTCTGCCTGAACGGTGATGTGCTTGTGGTATGCCTTGGACTTCATTATCAAAGTAGGTCGTGACGTGATATTGTAATAAATCTACAAGATCCTGCACGATCAATGGGGGTGTGCCAGATTCTTTACTCTCCTTTACCCTCTGATTAACCCTTAATATATCCACTATCTTATGCGTTAGGTCATCTTCCGATCTGATTCCAGACTCCAAAGTTATCGATGGTCTAACCACCACTGGTGGTACAGGTAGCACTTGTAAAACGAACCATTCGGGCCTCATAGCCTTCGGATCGTAGCCTAAGAGGATCAGATCACTATCGGGTATTCTCTCCAACCTTTCTCTAATCACTCTGGGCGGTAATCTAACGGCACCTCCCGTCTCGGTAATTTCATGGAATATGGTAGGTTTCGTAAATTCGATTTCGTACTGTGGTTTACTACAGTGGGGGCAGATCTTGGTCTTCTTCGCTTTTGCTAAGATTTCTTTGGTGATATTTTCTTCTAAAGTCGGTGCATAGGGTGGCTTATTTCTAATACTATCTAAATAATAGTTGATTTCGTCAGGTGGTAATAGGAGTCTGCCACAAGTTCTACAGGTTGAGGTAAGGAGCTTATGGACATGATCGACGAAGGCTATGTGTAGAACTGGCTCGGCCAATTCTATATGGCCAAAATGTCCCGGACACCTTGCTGCGGTATTGCCACAAGTACCACACCTTTGACCAGGCTCTAAAGTACCCAATCGATTATCCATCAAACCGCCTTGAACTGGCATACCATCTTCATCGTAAGTTTCTGGTGAAGTTATTTCGATTACAGAATACTTCCGAATCTCACTGGGAGAGAATAGGGTGAACCTGATTCCTTCGATCGTCTTTACGGGCTCTTCATAAGCCAAGTTACATCACCACCTCATACCTTATCCTTCAGTATCAATCGAGGAGCAATATTTAGACTCATCATCTCTTGAAGTAGGAGCTTAAAGGCGTACGCTACAGAAATTTTAGATATCTTCGAACCCTCTCCACATACTCCACAGATATACTTCCTCTGCTTCAGATCATGGTACGCTATCAATCCACACTTTTCACATACGTAAATTTCAGTTTTATCAGAT
Coding sequences within:
- a CDS encoding 50S ribosomal protein L30e, with the translated sequence MLDEKEMSRILKIAIKTGKCIIGSKQVAQSVKGSKLVILASSPSHVSSRITELCKLNSVPLMIYKGSSVKLGQLCGKPFKISAIAIKSAGEADLTGLLKDSLTN
- a CDS encoding DNA-directed RNA polymerase subunit A'; protein product: MAYEEPVKTIEGIRFTLFSPSEIRKYSVIEITSPETYDEDGMPVQGGLMDNRLGTLEPGQRCGTCGNTAARCPGHFGHIELAEPVLHIAFVDHVHKLLTSTCRTCGRLLLPPDEINYYLDSIRNKPPYAPTLEENITKEILAKAKKTKICPHCSKPQYEIEFTKPTIFHEITETGGAVRLPPRVIRERLERIPDSDLILLGYDPKAMRPEWFVLQVLPVPPVVVRPSITLESGIRSEDDLTHKIVDILRVNQRVKESKESGTPPLIVQDLVDLLQYHVTTYFDNEVQGIPQAHHRSGRPLKTLNQRLKGKEGRFRGSLSGKRVDFSSRTVISPDPNLDIAEVGVPLEVAKKLTIPEKVSPWNIEFLKNLIINGPFQYPGANYVIRPDGIRIRLDYVADRKALADSLVPGFIVERHLMDGDIVIFNRQPSLHRMSIMAHYVKVLPYRTFRLHPAVCPPYNADFDGDEMNLHVPQSEEARSEALSLMRVQDQILSPRYGGPIIGAIRDFLTAAFFLTHESTLLTKEEFADLALAAGYSGPLPKPVITKPVELYSGRQLFSLFLPKDFNYVMTSKWTKGLKVGEERDVVVKNGELISGVIDRAAIGAEEPDSILHRIAKDYGTEVARKFLNSILSVLRAFITRIGFSYGYYDLTLSDEVKESIKRILYESYEKVKDLNEQYKKGTLPLTRGLSPEEALEYYIVNELALARDKAGRIADKALPLNNPGVIMARTGARGSSLNLGQMAAALGQQSVRGKRITKGYKNRALPHFLPDEIIPDAKGFVRSNYRDGLNPIEFFFHAMGGREGLVDTAVRTQQSGYMQRRLVNALEHLKVEYDLTVRDPYGHIIQFLYGEDGVDPAKSDHGKAVNIDRLVEIESLIDKGKKKATIDYIEKTVDEYADKLNPLLVKNLKDALQRTPLSPAAVIRVCEKTVELLKKATIEPGEACGVVAAQSIGEPGTQMTLRTFHFAGIKEKDVTLGLPRLIELVDARKEPATPSMDVYLDEEHRVSKEKALEVGREILFTKVGDLVDYSEVDYSGTIRLFLNKELLKERGCTPEMVGERLKAWKRVVEVDSENAIVSVSMSGVDPATLLSLRNKLLNMRVKGIPGITRITVVKQGDEWVIQTSGSNLAKVLTIPGVDPTRTVSNDVFEVATTLGIEAARNALVKEIVNTLNEQGLEVDIRHIYLVADLMTSKGFLQQIGRHGVAGAKASVLAKAAFEITVPTLAEAAVKGEVDELKGVTENVIVGLPIPVGTGMIDVFMRG